The proteins below are encoded in one region of Hugenholtzia roseola DSM 9546:
- a CDS encoding TolC family protein, whose product MQQNTLLSFLKTRLSLLDKNHYFLLLGSLCLLFQTESRAQTPLSLADALTKSLTNNYSIKIEQKRVERTALNNNGGEAGRLPTILLNLGQNNGINNIDNPASFLSGNIINNSVQPSVSLNWLLFGGNRVSIEKSRLENLEQEAQGNFEIVLQNTAQAVLMAYYKARLEQERISVLEKVLKYSKDRYEYAKTKLDLGLGNSSEILLEETNYLTDSVNVLNQKLVARNAQRDLNLLLAEKNIDQLYILTDKLEVVPQDFDWQTLEKEMMAANADLRKQFLSQEVLKTTLAYQKALAMPTLNFEAGFSTNFNRQDLSQAVFAGGNAEPPQEPINARTMNYFGNFTVSFTLFNGGKIQRAIERARIDENIGNLGIEQIQLSLSRDLLAALDLYNVRKQLLNINTQARKVAERNLEISQERFQAGVINSFDYRQVQNNYQNAAFSELQAIYNLLDSHTTLLRLTGGILKKEQNPK is encoded by the coding sequence ATGCAGCAGAATACACTACTTTCTTTTCTAAAAACGCGCCTCTCTCTATTGGACAAAAATCACTATTTTCTTTTGTTGGGGAGTCTTTGCCTACTTTTTCAGACCGAAAGCCGCGCCCAAACGCCTTTGAGTCTTGCTGACGCGCTTACAAAGAGTTTGACTAATAATTATAGCATTAAAATAGAACAAAAAAGAGTAGAACGGACAGCCCTCAATAACAATGGCGGTGAGGCAGGTAGATTGCCTACTATCTTACTCAATTTAGGACAAAACAATGGCATCAATAACATCGATAACCCTGCCTCATTCCTTTCAGGCAATATCATCAACAATAGTGTGCAGCCTTCTGTGAGTCTGAACTGGTTACTTTTTGGGGGCAATCGGGTGAGCATAGAAAAAAGTAGGCTCGAAAATTTGGAGCAGGAGGCGCAAGGCAATTTCGAAATTGTTTTGCAAAATACAGCCCAAGCGGTTTTGATGGCATATTACAAGGCGCGATTGGAACAGGAAAGAATTTCTGTTTTAGAAAAAGTATTAAAATATTCTAAGGATAGATATGAATATGCTAAGACTAAATTAGACTTGGGCTTGGGCAATAGCAGTGAGATTTTATTAGAAGAAACCAATTACTTAACCGATTCGGTTAATGTTTTGAATCAAAAATTAGTGGCGCGTAATGCACAGCGCGATTTAAACCTACTTTTAGCGGAAAAAAACATAGACCAACTTTATATCCTGACCGATAAGCTCGAAGTTGTGCCACAGGATTTTGATTGGCAGACTTTGGAGAAGGAAATGATGGCGGCAAATGCCGACCTGCGCAAACAGTTTCTAAGTCAGGAGGTTTTGAAAACTACTTTGGCGTATCAAAAGGCTTTGGCAATGCCGACGCTTAATTTTGAGGCTGGTTTTTCTACCAACTTCAACCGTCAGGATTTGAGCCAAGCCGTTTTTGCAGGGGGCAATGCCGAGCCACCACAAGAACCCATCAACGCGCGAACCATGAATTATTTTGGCAATTTCACCGTTTCTTTCACCCTTTTCAATGGGGGCAAAATCCAACGTGCCATCGAGCGAGCGCGAATTGATGAGAATATCGGCAATTTGGGCATCGAGCAGATTCAACTTTCTCTTTCACGCGACCTTTTGGCAGCTTTGGATTTATACAATGTCCGAAAACAACTTTTAAATATCAACACACAGGCGCGAAAGGTAGCCGAGCGCAATCTCGAAATTTCGCAAGAGCGTTTTCAGGCAGGTGTCATCAATTCTTTTGATTACCGTCAGGTGCAAAATAATTATCAAAATGCGGCTTTTTCCGAATTACAAGCCATTTACAACCTACTCGATAGCCACACGACGCTCCTGCGCCTAACGGGAGGGATTTTGAAAAAAGAGCAAAATCCGAAGTAG
- a CDS encoding T9SS type A sorting domain-containing protein — MLFSFLRKKLTCSFLLFLPFFYFYQTSLSAQIINGYAKITAIAGTDLTISNIAGEVNETADAFAAGERLIIMQMQDDVIGTTADNTNFGDLGSIASAGLYEIATIASRTGTTITLSAPLSETYHLGANSSVQIITFPQFCTRGNTSGLAWNGNIGGVVAFFCPTTLTLTGAIVADGIGFRGGVRSNDDGSGCTTAPFRSNSASFGEKGEGIFKRTNADQRYAVAKILNGGGGGTTHNGGGGGGGNFTAGGVGGPGWNGSDAGCTPSAGGQGGLQLPVPTLNRVFMGGGGGGGQQNNSVGSNGAAGGGIIIIEANTLETSCASNATISANGNEAAGTTGGGNDSAGGGGAGGSIVLRISNYIIDAACPLVVRVNGGKGGDANFNTTHAGGGGGGQGAVLFSVGCPNSIPNLSANALNGNGGCNNMPACASSGGSGQGTNNDGILCDVLLPVEWFSFSAKYQDKSAKLFWEVAQEEGHDYFEIEKSQEGRVWQSLKKVFQYERKTLQSFVYQAKDTDLEAGTTYYRLKQVDKNGSYTYSKIVSVEVETFDFKKQLWVSPNPAKGTIRLHMEADKILSLQAVSMQGAVFPLQVEKNNIASIAHLPKGLYLIQVLTEKGILSHKILVENE; from the coding sequence ATGCTTTTTTCTTTTTTACGCAAAAAACTTACTTGCTCTTTTCTACTTTTTCTCCCCTTTTTCTATTTTTATCAAACGTCCCTTTCTGCTCAAATTATCAATGGATATGCAAAAATAACGGCTATTGCAGGCACAGACCTGACTATTTCCAACATAGCAGGCGAAGTAAATGAAACCGCTGATGCCTTTGCCGCTGGTGAAAGGCTCATTATCATGCAGATGCAAGATGATGTTATCGGGACGACGGCTGATAACACTAATTTTGGCGATTTGGGTAGTATCGCTTCGGCAGGTTTATATGAAATTGCGACAATCGCTTCACGTACAGGTACGACGATTACACTTTCCGCACCTTTGTCAGAAACCTACCATTTGGGCGCAAATAGTTCGGTTCAAATTATCACTTTTCCACAATTTTGCACACGTGGCAATACTTCGGGTTTGGCTTGGAATGGCAATATCGGTGGCGTGGTTGCTTTTTTCTGTCCCACAACGCTAACCCTTACGGGTGCGATTGTGGCTGATGGTATCGGCTTTCGCGGTGGCGTGCGCTCGAATGACGACGGTTCGGGCTGTACCACAGCTCCTTTTCGCTCGAATAGTGCCAGTTTTGGAGAAAAAGGCGAGGGCATTTTCAAAAGAACCAACGCAGACCAACGCTATGCCGTTGCTAAAATCTTGAATGGCGGCGGTGGTGGCACAACGCACAACGGTGGCGGCGGGGGCGGCGGCAACTTTACCGCTGGTGGCGTAGGCGGACCGGGGTGGAACGGTTCAGATGCAGGCTGCACGCCAAGCGCAGGCGGACAAGGCGGCTTACAGCTTCCTGTCCCTACACTGAATCGCGTCTTTATGGGCGGCGGCGGTGGCGGCGGTCAGCAAAACAATTCGGTGGGTTCGAATGGTGCAGCAGGCGGTGGTATCATTATCATAGAAGCCAATACCCTCGAAACTTCCTGTGCCAGCAATGCCACAATAAGCGCGAATGGCAATGAAGCGGCAGGCACGACAGGGGGCGGCAACGACTCGGCAGGCGGCGGCGGCGCAGGAGGTTCTATCGTCTTGCGCATCAGCAACTACATCATAGACGCGGCTTGTCCTTTGGTGGTGCGTGTCAATGGTGGAAAAGGCGGAGATGCCAATTTCAATACCACGCACGCAGGCGGCGGCGGTGGCGGTCAGGGCGCAGTGCTTTTTAGTGTGGGCTGCCCCAATAGTATTCCCAATTTAAGTGCAAACGCGCTCAATGGAAATGGCGGTTGTAACAACATGCCTGCTTGTGCTTCGAGTGGCGGTTCGGGTCAGGGTACAAATAATGACGGTATTTTATGTGATGTGTTATTGCCCGTAGAATGGTTTTCTTTTTCTGCCAAATATCAAGATAAAAGTGCCAAACTCTTTTGGGAAGTAGCTCAAGAGGAAGGACACGATTATTTTGAGATAGAAAAATCGCAAGAAGGAAGGGTTTGGCAGAGCCTAAAAAAGGTCTTTCAATATGAACGTAAGACGCTGCAATCCTTTGTCTATCAGGCGAAAGACACAGATTTGGAAGCAGGTACGACTTACTACCGTTTGAAGCAAGTGGATAAAAATGGAAGCTATACCTACTCTAAAATTGTTTCGGTAGAGGTAGAAACCTTCGACTTCAAAAAGCAACTATGGGTAAGTCCTAATCCTGCAAAAGGGACGATTAGACTGCACATGGAGGCAGATAAAATTTTGAGTTTGCAAGCCGTTTCTATGCAAGGGGCAGTTTTTCCGTTGCAAGTAGAAAAAAATAACATAGCCTCGATTGCGCATTTGCCCAAAGGCTTGTATCTGATTCAGGTGCTAACCGAAAAGGGCATTTTGAGCCATAAAATTTTGGTAGAAAACGAATAA
- a CDS encoding glycosyltransferase family 4 protein yields the protein MKEIFLSAISALAIGLLLIPEIIKIAHARNMHDLPDERKLHKEKIPTFGGIGIFFGFIISSVFWSFFFAKGVEGQFLLGSILVIVIVGMRDDFLPLSAFWKLIGQIIAASITIIGGFHFQSLYGLFHIYQINDLLSYTITLYTVIVITNAFNLIDGIDGLAGSISVLVFSLLGFWFFWAGNMLFTIACFSLVGAVLAFLRYNLSPAKIFMGDTGSLLLGFMAAIATIKFLQTNATLPEGAIFKFERPISMVAALLVYPLLDTLRVFVMRVAVGRSPLSPDKNHIHHLLLRLGLSHGKAVFVILSFNIAFILVFYWLNKKSIDDNFLVLGLVVAALTLAQGLRFWVKRKEEQN from the coding sequence ATGAAAGAAATTTTTTTGAGTGCTATCTCTGCCTTAGCCATCGGGCTGCTGCTGATACCAGAAATTATCAAGATTGCGCATGCCCGCAATATGCACGATTTGCCCGACGAGCGCAAACTGCACAAAGAGAAAATCCCTACCTTCGGCGGTATTGGTATTTTTTTTGGTTTTATTATTTCCTCTGTTTTTTGGTCGTTTTTCTTTGCCAAAGGCGTAGAGGGGCAGTTTCTGTTGGGTAGTATTTTGGTGATAGTCATTGTAGGTATGCGCGACGACTTCCTGCCTTTGAGTGCCTTTTGGAAACTTATTGGGCAAATAATTGCGGCTTCTATTACGATAATCGGCGGCTTTCACTTCCAATCTTTGTATGGACTTTTCCATATCTACCAAATCAATGATTTACTTAGTTATACTATTACACTTTATACTGTCATTGTTATTACAAACGCTTTTAATCTCATAGACGGTATAGATGGCTTGGCAGGTAGTATTTCTGTCTTGGTTTTTTCTCTGTTAGGATTTTGGTTTTTTTGGGCAGGAAATATGCTTTTTACAATCGCTTGTTTTAGCTTGGTGGGCGCAGTGCTTGCCTTTTTGCGCTACAATCTTTCGCCTGCCAAAATTTTTATGGGCGATACAGGTTCGCTTCTCTTGGGCTTTATGGCGGCGATTGCGACGATTAAGTTTTTGCAGACCAATGCCACTTTGCCCGAAGGGGCAATTTTCAAATTTGAGCGTCCTATTTCGATGGTAGCAGCCCTTTTGGTCTATCCGCTTTTGGATACCTTGCGCGTCTTTGTGATGCGTGTTGCGGTAGGGCGTTCCCCACTTTCACCCGACAAAAACCATATCCATCACCTGCTCCTGCGCTTAGGACTCTCACATGGGAAAGCAGTCTTTGTAATTCTTAGTTTTAATATTGCTTTTATTCTTGTTTTTTATTGGCTCAATAAAAAAAGCATAGACGACAACTTTTTAGTCTTGGGCTTGGTAGTGGCTGCCCTAACCTTAGCACAGGGATTGCGTTTTTGGGTCAAAAGGAAGGAGGAGCAAAATTAG
- a CDS encoding ATP-dependent Clp protease adaptor ClpS: MIFHTIRLSAPEVEVLEQVETEVIEQETRKLIVYNDDVNTFEHVINTLVDVCGHSREQAEQCTWIIHFKGKCNVKKGDYDTLSAMCLAILDRGISANVE; encoded by the coding sequence ATGATATTCCACACCATCAGACTTTCCGCCCCCGAAGTTGAAGTTTTAGAACAAGTAGAAACGGAGGTCATAGAACAAGAAACGCGAAAACTTATTGTCTATAACGACGATGTCAATACCTTCGAACACGTCATCAATACCCTTGTAGATGTCTGCGGACACTCGCGCGAACAAGCCGAACAATGCACGTGGATAATTCATTTCAAGGGCAAATGCAATGTCAAGAAAGGCGATTATGACACGCTTTCTGCCATGTGCCTCGCTATCTTGGATAGGGGGATTTCGGCAAATGTGGAGTAA
- a CDS encoding sodium:solute symporter has product MQFWDWVVLLGTQLFIILFGIWKVRQKSNHLQSHLLDRELSWFGVGISIMATQASAITFLSTPGQAYGNGMGFVQIYLGMPIAMIVLSATFVPIYHRLQVYTAYEYLEQRFDVRVRTLTAFLFLLQRGAGAGLSIYAPALILSTVLGWKIDIFNILIGVSVVIYTVIGGAKAVSQTQKLQMATILIGMVAAGVLIFQLLPSEISLPDALHIAGKMERLNPIDFNFDLSERYNVWSGLLGGFFLSLSYFGTDHSQVQRYLGAKSLTESRLGLLMNGILKIPMQFMILGVGILLFVFYQFEKPAIYFNQNEYQNYVKQNPAQATQLENLEKQYHANFDAKKEAILQMLQQREGEIAPQTLQKLKEAQAEHEQIRNQVISTLISTPEKQADDKSIKTKRNSDLDYAFISFILDKMPIGLVGLLISVMLSAAMSSASSELSALSSATLLDLYKRNFKPQASDAHYLGANRLLTALWGLYAILFAQIASRLENLIQAVNILGSLFYGVVLGIFLVAFFLKKVRTVPLLWAACLSQGLILLHYFFLKSYFKIEYLWYNLIGCAFVLVLAWLFNQLFKQSLEQKDEPNR; this is encoded by the coding sequence ATGCAATTTTGGGATTGGGTCGTACTCTTGGGTACGCAGTTGTTCATCATTTTGTTTGGCATTTGGAAAGTACGCCAAAAGTCTAACCACTTACAGAGCCATTTATTAGATAGAGAATTGAGTTGGTTTGGCGTGGGCATTTCCATTATGGCGACGCAAGCGAGCGCGATAACCTTTCTTTCTACCCCTGGGCAGGCGTATGGCAATGGCATGGGCTTTGTCCAAATCTATTTGGGTATGCCTATCGCTATGATTGTCCTTTCGGCTACTTTTGTGCCGATTTATCACCGTTTGCAGGTCTATACCGCCTATGAATATTTGGAGCAGCGTTTTGATGTGCGCGTCCGTACCCTAACGGCTTTTCTTTTTCTGCTGCAAAGGGGGGCAGGGGCAGGGCTTTCTATCTATGCGCCCGCCCTGATTCTTTCCACTGTTTTGGGGTGGAAAATCGACATCTTCAACATTCTGATTGGCGTTTCGGTCGTGATTTATACCGTCATTGGGGGGGCAAAGGCAGTGAGTCAGACCCAAAAATTGCAGATGGCGACGATTCTGATTGGCATGGTGGCGGCAGGCGTGCTAATTTTCCAACTCCTGCCTTCGGAAATTAGCCTACCCGACGCGCTCCACATTGCAGGCAAGATGGAAAGGCTAAACCCCATAGATTTCAACTTTGATTTGAGCGAAAGGTACAATGTCTGGTCAGGACTTTTGGGTGGTTTCTTCCTTTCCCTTTCTTATTTTGGGACAGACCATTCGCAGGTGCAGCGATATTTGGGGGCTAAGTCACTTACTGAAAGCCGCTTGGGGCTATTGATGAATGGGATTCTCAAAATTCCCATGCAATTTATGATTTTGGGGGTAGGGATTCTGCTTTTCGTCTTTTATCAATTTGAAAAACCTGCTATTTATTTTAACCAAAATGAATATCAAAATTATGTGAAACAAAACCCTGCCCAAGCGACGCAATTAGAAAATTTAGAAAAACAGTATCATGCTAATTTTGATGCAAAAAAAGAAGCGATTTTGCAGATGCTACAACAAAGAGAGGGCGAAATAGCACCTCAAACGCTGCAAAAACTCAAAGAAGCACAAGCCGAACATGAGCAGATTCGCAATCAGGTCATTAGCACGCTTATCTCTACGCCCGAAAAGCAAGCCGACGATAAAAGCATCAAGACCAAACGAAATAGCGATTTAGATTACGCTTTTATTAGTTTTATTTTAGACAAAATGCCTATCGGTTTGGTGGGTTTGCTTATTTCGGTGATGCTTTCGGCGGCGATGTCTTCTGCCTCGTCCGAACTTTCGGCACTCTCTTCGGCTACTTTGCTCGACTTATACAAACGCAATTTCAAACCACAAGCCTCTGACGCACATTATCTGGGTGCAAATCGTTTGCTTACAGCACTTTGGGGACTCTATGCCATTTTGTTTGCTCAAATTGCAAGCCGCTTAGAAAATCTGATTCAGGCGGTCAATATCTTGGGTTCTTTGTTTTATGGGGTAGTTTTGGGTATCTTTTTGGTTGCTTTTTTCCTCAAAAAGGTGCGTACTGTGCCGTTGCTTTGGGCTGCCTGCCTTAGTCAGGGTCTAATTTTGCTGCATTACTTCTTTCTCAAAAGTTATTTCAAGATAGAATACCTTTGGTATAATCTTATCGGTTGCGCCTTTGTTTTGGTATTGGCTTGGCTATTTAATCAATTATTTAAGCAATCACTTGAACAAAAGGACGAACCCAACCGCTAA
- a CDS encoding DUF2167 domain-containing protein: MKRFYFFNFSFVFFSTLFCIHFVLATPITQLWQVGTISLAEGAGRLQVPRGYHFIDFQQDSTQATHYQPYWASMGALGILERNADDSTHSYRIFLHYRPIGHVNLAEMEKLEAQDWLAILQDDLKEKQKNIAPLPLPKHAPQEDSLEKAAILGWWLRPTYEGQTYRILWAERLHYQDSLFLRYQVRLLGRYGTLDLQVIAPSESLAFVRSELDKLCYAIQFNEGYRYQDFDPAMDKIAAAGAAGVFASKYLTKAGIFSFSFKWLRWFFLIVVALRNIKANWLKQKNLIRFETLDKILKKI, translated from the coding sequence ATGAAACGCTTTTATTTTTTCAACTTCTCTTTTGTTTTTTTTTCAACTTTGTTTTGTATCCACTTCGTTTTAGCAACCCCTATCACGCAGCTTTGGCAGGTAGGTACGATTAGCTTGGCAGAGGGCGCAGGCAGGTTGCAAGTACCGCGTGGCTATCATTTCATTGATTTTCAGCAAGATAGCACACAAGCAACGCACTATCAGCCCTATTGGGCTTCGATGGGTGCGCTGGGCATTTTAGAGCGCAATGCAGACGATTCTACACACAGCTACCGCATCTTTTTGCACTATCGCCCTATCGGGCATGTCAATTTGGCAGAGATGGAAAAATTAGAGGCGCAAGATTGGCTTGCCATTTTACAAGATGATTTAAAAGAAAAGCAAAAAAATATCGCGCCCCTACCCCTACCAAAACACGCACCACAGGAAGACTCCCTTGAAAAGGCAGCAATTTTGGGCTGGTGGCTTCGTCCTACATACGAAGGACAGACCTACCGTATTCTTTGGGCGGAGCGTTTGCACTACCAAGATTCCTTGTTTTTGCGCTATCAGGTGCGACTTTTGGGCAGATATGGCACGCTCGATTTGCAGGTCATTGCTCCTTCGGAAAGCCTTGCCTTTGTGCGCTCGGAATTAGATAAACTCTGTTATGCGATACAGTTCAATGAGGGCTATCGCTATCAAGATTTCGACCCTGCTATGGATAAAATCGCCGCCGCAGGCGCAGCGGGTGTCTTTGCAAGCAAATACCTTACGAAGGCGGGCATTTTTTCATTCTCCTTCAAATGGTTGCGCTGGTTTTTTCTGATAGTAGTCGCCTTGCGCAATATCAAGGCTAATTGGCTCAAACAGAAAAATCTTATCCGATTCGAAACGCTTGACAAGATTTTGAAAAAGATTTAG
- a CDS encoding SiaB family protein kinase: MDFALDLYEYHQCLQKDGVWAIFKGAISQELLADIAEGFKERTQIPEAVKNKVFAVFIEVAQNIYHHSAEKQMAEGQTIGARIVMITQSADSFMVSGGNWVTKAQKEKLEQRTAYINHLDKEALAEYYRQERKFAKGKTQGAHVGLIDMVRRSGNPLAVRFEESPSGLYFFSISVRIEKEWKKVVPN; encoded by the coding sequence ATGGACTTCGCACTCGATTTATACGAATACCACCAATGCCTACAAAAAGACGGAGTCTGGGCTATTTTCAAAGGTGCTATTTCGCAGGAACTTTTAGCCGACATCGCAGAGGGTTTTAAAGAGCGTACCCAAATCCCCGAAGCGGTGAAAAACAAGGTCTTTGCCGTTTTTATAGAAGTGGCACAGAATATCTACCACCACTCTGCCGAAAAGCAGATGGCAGAGGGGCAAACAATCGGAGCAAGAATCGTGATGATAACACAAAGTGCCGACTCTTTTATGGTTTCTGGTGGAAATTGGGTTACGAAAGCACAAAAGGAAAAACTCGAACAACGCACTGCCTACATCAATCACCTCGATAAGGAAGCCTTAGCCGAATATTATCGACAGGAGCGCAAGTTTGCCAAAGGCAAAACACAGGGCGCACACGTAGGACTTATCGATATGGTCAGACGTTCAGGCAATCCCTTAGCGGTACGCTTCGAGGAATCCCCTTCGGGTCTATACTTTTTTAGCATTTCAGTTCGAATAGAAAAAGAGTGGAAAAAAGTAGTGCCTAATTAA
- a CDS encoding lysophospholipid acyltransferase family protein produces MLPFFYDAAMMLENQSFPSPSPVSARNRLLGWLFTPLFATAFFGVLLLNHLCQVVAFRFFGYQAHKKTVDWLCIWLLGALRCIGSKVRYHNLAGKLPTDRPLILVSNHQGMYDIPAIGWFFRHHHPKYVTKKELSKGIPAISFNVRNGGSAVIDRNNRLQALTALKEFAIYLGKNKYAGCIFPEGTRSRDGSMRAFKPAGLAMMLKYMPDALIVPIALENFWQIERFKFKPVPFAMPLSVTILPFIEPNGKNETQIIELCQEAIQKQLGALVLA; encoded by the coding sequence TTGCTCCCCTTTTTCTATGATGCTGCTATGATGCTCGAAAATCAGTCTTTCCCTTCGCCAAGCCCTGTTTCGGCACGCAATCGCCTCTTAGGTTGGCTCTTTACGCCACTCTTTGCCACTGCCTTTTTTGGGGTCTTGTTGCTCAATCACCTCTGTCAGGTTGTTGCCTTTCGCTTTTTTGGCTATCAAGCACACAAAAAAACCGTCGATTGGCTTTGTATTTGGCTTTTGGGCGCACTTCGCTGTATCGGAAGCAAAGTTCGCTACCACAACTTAGCAGGCAAGCTACCCACCGACCGACCGCTAATTTTGGTAAGCAACCATCAAGGCATGTACGACATTCCTGCCATTGGCTGGTTCTTTCGCCACCATCACCCCAAATACGTAACCAAAAAAGAGCTATCTAAGGGCATCCCTGCCATTTCCTTTAATGTACGCAACGGCGGCTCGGCGGTCATAGACCGCAACAATCGCCTACAAGCCCTTACTGCCTTGAAAGAATTTGCCATCTATTTGGGCAAAAATAAATACGCAGGCTGCATCTTCCCCGAAGGCACACGCTCACGCGATGGCTCTATGCGTGCCTTCAAGCCCGCAGGTTTGGCAATGATGCTCAAATACATGCCCGACGCGCTAATCGTGCCTATCGCTTTGGAAAATTTCTGGCAAATCGAGCGTTTCAAATTCAAACCCGTTCCGTTTGCGATGCCGCTTTCGGTTACGATTCTGCCCTTTATCGAGCCAAACGGCAAGAATGAAACGCAAATTATAGAGCTTTGTCAGGAGGCGATTCAAAAACAACTTGGCGCACTGGTCTTGGCATAA
- a CDS encoding AAA family ATPase, with amino-acid sequence MEQAADIQELQLKIQRVYREVGKVVVGQDQMVNRLLIGLFTNGHVLLEGVPGLAKTLTVNTLSTVLALQFQRIQFTPDLLPADVIGTMIYNQSRGEFEVKKGPIFSNLILADEINRSPAKVQSALLEAMQERQVTIGEQTYKLDKPFLVLATQNPVEQEGTYPLPEAQVDRFMMKVYVSYPAKSAELEIMRRMSNLDYKGGVEPVLSKAEISAIAGAINDVKINPSLEEYIIELIFATRFPQDYGLKEEARYIQFGVSPRASIALNRAAKAVAFMDGRDFVLPEDIKSIVPDVFNHRIILNFEAEAEGITSRNIIDTMLKKVAINK; translated from the coding sequence ATGGAACAAGCTGCTGATATTCAGGAATTACAACTCAAAATCCAACGTGTGTATCGGGAAGTCGGAAAGGTAGTTGTAGGGCAAGACCAGATGGTCAATCGCCTTCTTATCGGACTTTTTACCAACGGACACGTGCTTTTGGAAGGTGTCCCCGGCTTGGCAAAGACCCTGACGGTCAATACCTTATCTACCGTCTTAGCACTTCAATTTCAGAGGATTCAATTTACGCCTGACCTTCTTCCTGCCGACGTTATCGGTACGATGATTTACAACCAAAGCCGCGGCGAATTTGAAGTCAAGAAGGGTCCCATTTTTTCAAATCTTATCTTAGCAGATGAAATCAACCGTTCCCCTGCCAAGGTGCAGTCGGCACTTTTAGAAGCCATGCAAGAGCGTCAGGTTACGATTGGCGAGCAGACCTACAAATTAGACAAGCCCTTTTTGGTATTAGCGACCCAAAACCCTGTCGAGCAGGAGGGAACTTACCCGCTACCCGAAGCGCAAGTGGATAGATTTATGATGAAGGTCTATGTTTCCTATCCTGCCAAAAGTGCAGAATTAGAGATTATGCGCCGCATGTCGAATCTGGACTACAAAGGGGGCGTAGAGCCTGTGTTGAGCAAAGCCGAAATTAGTGCCATTGCAGGTGCTATCAATGATGTCAAAATCAATCCTTCTTTGGAGGAATACATCATCGAGCTTATCTTTGCTACCCGCTTCCCCCAAGATTACGGTCTGAAAGAGGAAGCGCGTTATATCCAATTTGGGGTTTCGCCACGTGCCAGCATTGCCCTCAATCGTGCGGCGAAGGCAGTCGCTTTCATGGACGGACGCGATTTTGTCTTACCCGAAGACATCAAAAGTATCGTTCCCGATGTCTTTAATCATAGAATTATCCTCAACTTCGAAGCCGAAGCCGAAGGCATTACCTCGCGCAATATCATCGATACGATGCTCAAAAAAGTGGCTATCAACAAATAA
- the darG gene encoding type II toxin-antitoxin system antitoxin DNA ADP-ribosyl glycohydrolase DarG → MIHYKTGNLLESEAEALVNTVNLVGVMGKGIALQFKKMFPNNFKKYAQVCKNKELRIGQLLVTKDKSLLSGEKIIINFPTKTHWRLPSEYPYIEAGLAALVKTIEESSIKSIAIPPLGAGQGGLEWKNIKQLLEKYLGDLNCEIYIYQPQTQIVEALEKERVSLTPARAMLLAVLHDLVHQGEFVSEFAAEKVAYFLQRFGAAEVFKLDFKPNFYGPYSGKVRHVLHYLNGSYLVGYSSKDKKPFETLELIAETEREIIAFLDDPAQSKNKLIVENTKLFLAGFYSAFGLELLSTIDFIRLEKKVDTEEAIKRELENWSDRKKTLFNNPKFIQIGLNHLKSQSLPCS, encoded by the coding sequence ATGATACACTATAAAACAGGAAACTTATTAGAAAGCGAAGCAGAGGCGTTGGTCAATACCGTTAATCTTGTCGGGGTGATGGGCAAGGGAATTGCTTTGCAGTTTAAAAAAATGTTTCCTAATAATTTTAAAAAATATGCACAAGTTTGTAAAAACAAAGAACTTCGTATTGGTCAATTATTAGTTACAAAAGATAAATCTTTGCTATCAGGCGAGAAAATCATCATCAACTTTCCCACCAAAACGCATTGGCGACTCCCCTCCGAATATCCTTACATAGAAGCAGGGCTGGCGGCACTTGTCAAGACAATAGAAGAAAGTAGTATCAAGTCTATTGCCATTCCACCGCTTGGGGCGGGACAGGGCGGTTTAGAATGGAAAAATATAAAGCAATTATTAGAAAAATATTTAGGCGACCTAAATTGTGAAATTTACATCTATCAGCCTCAAACCCAAATAGTTGAAGCCCTCGAAAAAGAGCGCGTCAGCCTAACCCCTGCAAGAGCCATGTTGCTCGCCGTTCTGCACGATTTGGTTCATCAGGGCGAATTTGTATCAGAATTTGCGGCAGAAAAAGTTGCTTATTTTTTGCAAAGATTTGGGGCAGCAGAAGTCTTTAAACTCGACTTTAAGCCTAATTTTTATGGTCCTTATTCGGGCAAAGTAAGACATGTTTTGCACTATCTCAATGGGAGTTATCTTGTAGGATATAGCTCGAAAGACAAAAAACCTTTTGAAACCTTAGAACTTATTGCCGAAACAGAAAGGGAAATAATTGCCTTTTTAGACGACCCTGCACAATCAAAAAATAAACTTATTGTAGAAAACACAAAACTATTTCTGGCGGGCTTTTATTCAGCCTTCGGTTTGGAACTGCTTTCTACCATAGACTTTATTAGGTTGGAAAAAAAGGTAGATACCGAAGAAGCCATCAAAAGAGAATTAGAAAATTGGAGCGACCGAAAAAAAACACTATTCAATAACCCCAAATTTATTCAAATTGGCTTAAACCACCTCAAATCACAGTCGCTGCCCTGCTCATAA